One Terriglobia bacterium DNA segment encodes these proteins:
- a CDS encoding VWA domain-containing protein, with protein MGTLVWILKAAVLAVLCVQPLLAQIGQDEVHFLPPSRPARLAEHQATLKTNVDLVLVHVTVTDSKDRIVSNLQAGDFSVLDGKHPQNIRYLSSEDAPISIAVIFDASGSMRNKLDQARDAAIEFFRYSNPQDEFAVVTFADTPRLLAGFSDSVPDIESVLHPIQADGETALWDAVYLGLGEMRKARFSKKALLVISDGGDNHSRSTEAEIKSALREADVQLYAIDIFERYPKTPEERSGLLFLDEVTSLTGGRVFLTHDSNELHRAVRQISDALRTQYVLGYLPGQSARNGKWHKIKVELKHPNPRKLRAYAKKGYYGSFDRYPPPLPPAEAVK; from the coding sequence TTGGGGACACTAGTCTGGATCCTCAAGGCAGCGGTTCTTGCTGTGCTATGTGTGCAACCGCTCTTAGCACAAATCGGCCAGGATGAAGTCCACTTCCTTCCGCCATCGAGGCCAGCCCGCCTAGCTGAACACCAGGCGACGCTGAAAACTAACGTCGATCTGGTACTGGTACATGTCACCGTTACCGACTCCAAAGACCGCATCGTAAGCAACCTGCAGGCAGGCGACTTTTCGGTTCTTGACGGCAAGCATCCGCAAAACATTCGCTATTTATCGTCAGAAGACGCGCCCATCTCGATAGCTGTCATCTTCGATGCAAGCGGCAGCATGCGGAACAAACTTGATCAAGCTCGCGACGCCGCAATCGAATTCTTCAGGTACTCCAATCCGCAAGACGAATTCGCTGTAGTCACGTTTGCCGACACGCCGCGCTTGCTGGCGGGGTTTTCTGACTCCGTCCCTGACATCGAATCGGTTTTACATCCCATTCAGGCTGATGGCGAGACGGCGCTTTGGGACGCCGTTTATCTCGGGCTCGGCGAGATGCGAAAAGCGCGCTTTAGCAAGAAGGCACTCCTGGTGATCTCTGATGGCGGAGATAACCACAGCCGCTCCACGGAAGCTGAAATTAAGTCGGCCCTGAGAGAGGCGGACGTGCAGCTCTATGCCATCGACATCTTCGAAAGATATCCGAAGACACCCGAAGAGAGATCAGGACTGCTGTTTCTTGATGAGGTGACAAGTCTCACGGGCGGACGCGTCTTCCTGACCCATGACTCGAACGAACTGCATCGGGCTGTGAGGCAGATCAGCGATGCATTGCGGACGCAGTACGTGCTTGGCTACTTACCAGGGCAATCAGCACGAAACGGAAAGTGGCACAAGATCAAGGTAGAGCTGAAACACCCCAACCCGAGAAAACTTCGAGCCTACGCCAAGAAAGGCTATTACGGCTCTTTTGACAGATACCCACCGCCGTTACCACCCGCAGAAGCAGTGAAGTAA
- a CDS encoding porin gives MSPLLQKVVAQSVIRSIVILSLTSVAPRGYAQSVAEPAPDQSVRSVSAAAESSSQSTGAADTAIPPAVAKELKAMKDRIAQLESELKTGKAPQMPATPVETSKATAPKQPEVPAHEGQPEVTAPFAYADWTWLNGNPRNKDAVWDSKFFTPEIRFDTHFVHSFNHPQDDTMGGSTEIFRSNEIQLEQISFGGDFHWQNVRGRILTMNGMFATTTPRNDASAGRGQWALRGAYRYVSEAWGGYHFDVNHGLNIDAGIFVSYIGLFSYYNFDNWTYQPSYVSSNTPWFFNGIRIQWFPTDKLKIEPWIINGWQSYGRIGSKPGLGGQILYRPKPWLSLVFNNYGMGEDTLGTGNGQFGRTRIHTDDSVEIKYYDRPEKFLDKMAFSLTGDLGCEYGGPPGANTNCYHNTPTSFKQTFAGWMLYNRWWFKKDLYAITIGGGAMSNPGRYLTLMPPINGADAISGSPYFTANPGDPFKGWDGSITYDWMPKQYITFRSEFGYRHANVPYWSGRGGITPPGGNTGSPSVFAGGNSGSPGQVVPGTTFVPGPYLSATPGFTCVAGATGWCPDLRKDEASVRFAIMVKF, from the coding sequence ATGAGCCCCTTGTTGCAAAAGGTCGTAGCGCAGTCCGTGATCCGTTCGATAGTAATCCTGAGCCTCACATCGGTTGCTCCCCGCGGTTACGCCCAGAGCGTGGCAGAACCGGCACCGGATCAGTCGGTTCGTAGCGTGAGTGCTGCCGCTGAATCGTCCAGCCAATCGACTGGCGCGGCAGATACCGCGATACCGCCCGCGGTCGCGAAGGAGCTTAAGGCGATGAAAGATCGCATCGCGCAGCTCGAGTCCGAGTTGAAGACTGGCAAGGCACCACAAATGCCCGCAACGCCCGTGGAAACCTCAAAGGCGACCGCGCCTAAACAACCAGAGGTCCCAGCACACGAGGGCCAACCAGAGGTGACGGCGCCCTTCGCCTACGCTGACTGGACTTGGCTCAACGGCAACCCGCGCAACAAGGATGCGGTGTGGGACTCCAAATTCTTCACCCCCGAAATCAGGTTCGACACCCACTTCGTGCACAGCTTCAATCACCCACAGGACGACACGATGGGCGGGTCTACCGAAATCTTTCGGTCCAACGAAATCCAGTTGGAGCAGATCAGCTTTGGCGGCGACTTCCACTGGCAGAACGTTCGGGGCCGGATCTTGACCATGAATGGAATGTTCGCAACCACGACCCCACGGAACGACGCCAGCGCCGGTCGCGGCCAATGGGCGCTTCGTGGTGCTTACCGCTACGTTTCGGAAGCGTGGGGCGGATACCACTTCGATGTGAACCATGGGCTCAACATCGACGCGGGAATCTTTGTTTCCTACATCGGCCTGTTCAGCTACTACAACTTCGATAACTGGACCTACCAGCCGTCCTACGTGTCGTCCAACACGCCGTGGTTCTTCAACGGCATCCGCATCCAGTGGTTTCCCACCGACAAGCTGAAGATCGAGCCCTGGATCATCAACGGATGGCAATCTTACGGGAGGATCGGCAGCAAACCCGGGCTGGGAGGACAGATCCTGTACCGTCCCAAACCATGGCTCTCGCTCGTCTTCAACAACTACGGGATGGGTGAGGACACCCTCGGTACCGGAAACGGCCAGTTTGGCCGCACGCGCATCCACACCGACGACAGCGTTGAGATTAAGTACTACGACAGACCGGAAAAGTTCCTAGACAAGATGGCGTTCTCTCTGACCGGCGATCTGGGTTGCGAGTACGGCGGCCCTCCGGGAGCAAACACGAATTGCTACCACAACACCCCGACCAGCTTTAAGCAGACATTTGCCGGCTGGATGCTCTACAACCGCTGGTGGTTCAAGAAGGACTTGTACGCCATCACGATCGGCGGCGGGGCGATGAGTAACCCCGGGCGGTACCTGACGCTGATGCCGCCCATCAATGGAGCAGACGCAATCTCCGGCTCCCCTTACTTTACGGCTAATCCCGGTGACCCGTTCAAAGGCTGGGATGGCTCCATCACGTATGACTGGATGCCCAAGCAGTACATCACCTTCCGTTCGGAGTTCGGCTATCGCCACGCCAACGTGCCGTACTGGAGCGGCCGCGGCGGGATCACGCCTCCGGGTGGAAACACGGGTTCTCCCAGCGTTTTCGCGGGCGGAAACAGCGGCAGCCCTGGCCAAGTAGTGCCCGGAACTACCTTCGTGCCAGGCCCGTACTTGTCCGCTACGCCGGGGTTCACTTGCGTTGCGGGAGCGACCGGCTGGTGCCCCGATCTGCGCAAGGATGAGGCCAGCGTGAGGTTCGCCATCATGGTCAAGTTCTAG
- a CDS encoding efflux RND transporter periplasmic adaptor subunit — translation MKSKGLEIGYLLLAVPLLLALVGCSRAHGDAAAEAPPPAKVVPDVDVNLLSVDHPEQFPLSAVTEHTATSRLVVTGAVTPDIARNVPVISLATGRVVAIHARLGDIVKKGQLLLTIRSDDVAGGFSDYRKAVSAEALTRTQLERVTDLYKHGANSLNDLQVAEDAENRAKIDLETTAEHLRLLGNDPDHPKVMVDIYAPVSGVITDQQVTNAAGVQALGASPFTISDLSYIWVVCDVYENDLANVHLDESAEIAVNAYPDQVIKGRISNIGAVLDPSIRTAKVRLEVRNPGMLRIGMFVTATFHGLKKETHTVIPATAILHLHDRDWVYVPTVDNKFRRVEVVSGEPVSSEMQEVVSGLKPGERVVTNALVLEHTVNQ, via the coding sequence ATGAAAAGCAAAGGTTTGGAGATCGGTTATCTCCTTCTCGCCGTTCCTTTATTGCTGGCGCTGGTCGGCTGTAGCCGAGCGCATGGCGATGCGGCTGCGGAGGCGCCGCCTCCCGCCAAGGTCGTTCCCGATGTGGACGTCAACCTTTTGTCTGTGGACCACCCGGAGCAGTTTCCGCTCAGCGCCGTGACTGAGCACACTGCAACTTCGCGATTGGTGGTGACCGGTGCCGTGACCCCCGACATCGCTCGCAATGTTCCCGTCATATCGCTGGCTACTGGCCGGGTGGTGGCCATTCACGCGCGACTGGGGGATATCGTTAAGAAAGGCCAGTTATTGCTGACCATTCGCAGCGACGATGTCGCAGGCGGCTTCTCCGATTACCGCAAAGCCGTCTCCGCCGAAGCCCTGACCCGCACCCAACTGGAGCGTGTCACCGACCTTTACAAACACGGCGCCAACTCGCTGAACGATCTCCAGGTCGCCGAAGATGCGGAAAACCGGGCCAAGATCGATCTCGAAACCACAGCCGAGCATCTCCGCCTGCTGGGCAACGACCCCGATCATCCGAAGGTCATGGTGGACATCTATGCGCCTGTCTCGGGCGTGATCACCGACCAGCAAGTCACCAACGCAGCTGGCGTACAGGCATTAGGCGCCAGCCCCTTCACCATTTCCGACCTGTCCTACATCTGGGTGGTATGCGATGTGTACGAAAACGATCTGGCTAACGTCCACCTTGACGAGAGCGCTGAAATCGCCGTGAACGCATACCCGGATCAGGTGATCAAGGGCCGGATCAGCAACATTGGCGCAGTCCTCGATCCCAGTATTCGGACCGCGAAGGTGCGCCTCGAAGTCCGCAATCCCGGAATGTTGCGCATCGGTATGTTTGTGACAGCCACGTTCCACGGCCTGAAGAAGGAAACTCACACCGTCATTCCGGCGACTGCGATCTTGCACCTTCATGACCGCGACTGGGTCTATGTGCCGACGGTGGACAATAAGTTCCGCCGGGTGGAAGTCGTCAGCGGTGAACCTGTATCGAGCGAGATGCAGGAGGTTGTCTCAGGACTGAAACCAGGCGAACGGGTGGTCACGAACGCACTCGTCCTCGAGCACACGGTCAATCAATAA
- a CDS encoding CusA/CzcA family heavy metal efflux RND transporter — protein MIRFVVDFALNNRFVVLATVVLLLVWGAVSFHNLPVEAYPDIADNYVTVITQWPGRAAEEVEQQVTIPVEKQMNGIPHLLHLRSESIFGLSFVILIFDDQSNNDWNRQKVLERLLQVDLPPGLQPQMGTDWSTTGQIYWYVLRSTNPRIDLMDLKSIQDWTVEKELKSVPDIVEVSSFGGTTREYQVRLDPNKLVSYGLTVGQVEQQLANNNVNAGGSFVETGLQQMNVRTIGLLSTVKDIEQTVLIAKSGTALRVKDIAEVTQGPKIRLGREGRAVHRADGVIVDNDDVIFAQVMMRKGANSAPTLAKLHAKVDQLNNGILPRGVKMERMIDRSDLLHYTLHTVLHNLVEGMILVTLILLLFLANVRAAFIVALTIPFSLLFASIWLDVSKMDVNLLSLGALDFGMVVDGAVVMVENIVRHLSRRNGSESTAVRTLPETIRNAAHEVQRPVFFAIAIIITAYLPIFTLQRIEGRLFRPMAWTVAFALFGALLFSILVAPVLCGLLFRKEIRERRNRVMEFLTKHYRRRLRWAIAHHWITLGTGVALFVLTLFLVFSGIIGSEFLPHLDEGAIWLRGSLEQSTSLTEGVHFMNRARLVLASFPEVTQVVSEVGRPDDGTDTGGFGNTEYLVDLKPKEQWRAVFHQDKEALIAAMNREIEKLPGATWNFSQPIEDNVGEAESGTKGHLAVKLLGTDLRTLDAKGAEVAAAMAPVPGIKDLKVFPLVGQPNLNFTIDRLQAARFGINVVDIQDAIETAVGGKAVSQVLEGEARYDVVVRYQEPYRNTKEAIAKVRLPSPSGERVSLAQLTKVTVRDGAYDIYREGNSRYVAVTFSVRGRDLGTTVEEAMKRIDDKVKLPAGYRLEWAGEYESQQRANKRLELIVPLTIMLIFMILHALFKSVKWSLLVLGTVALAPIGGLLALLVTGTNFSVSSGVGFLALFGVSVQVGVIMLDYINQLRARGQSIQQAAVEGAILRLRPIMMTMLVATLGLLPAAMSHAIGSDSQRPFAIVIVGGLVAALVLSIFILPTVYVWVARPGDVLPDAKEAAEYS, from the coding sequence ATGATCCGGTTTGTCGTAGACTTTGCGCTCAACAACCGCTTTGTTGTGCTGGCGACTGTCGTCCTTTTGCTGGTCTGGGGTGCGGTCTCGTTTCATAACCTGCCCGTCGAAGCCTATCCCGACATCGCGGACAATTATGTAACGGTCATTACGCAATGGCCGGGCCGCGCCGCAGAAGAGGTGGAACAGCAGGTCACGATCCCCGTTGAAAAGCAGATGAACGGGATCCCGCATCTTTTGCATCTTCGCTCGGAGTCGATCTTCGGCCTGTCGTTCGTGATCCTGATCTTCGACGACCAGTCGAACAACGACTGGAACCGCCAGAAAGTCCTGGAGAGACTCTTGCAAGTCGATCTGCCTCCTGGATTGCAGCCCCAGATGGGTACGGACTGGAGCACGACGGGGCAGATCTATTGGTACGTCCTGCGCAGCACCAACCCCCGGATCGACCTCATGGACCTCAAGTCGATCCAGGACTGGACAGTCGAGAAGGAGCTCAAGTCGGTTCCGGACATTGTTGAAGTCAGTAGCTTCGGCGGCACAACCCGCGAATATCAGGTACGCCTCGATCCCAACAAGCTGGTCTCGTATGGATTGACCGTTGGCCAGGTCGAGCAGCAGTTGGCCAACAATAACGTGAATGCGGGCGGCAGCTTCGTGGAGACCGGCCTGCAACAGATGAACGTCCGCACCATCGGGCTTCTCAGTACCGTCAAAGACATTGAGCAAACGGTCTTGATCGCCAAGAGCGGGACCGCTCTTCGGGTCAAAGACATCGCGGAGGTGACCCAGGGTCCAAAGATCCGCCTCGGCCGCGAGGGAAGGGCCGTTCATCGCGCGGATGGCGTGATCGTAGACAACGACGATGTCATCTTTGCGCAGGTGATGATGCGCAAAGGTGCAAACTCCGCGCCTACGCTGGCAAAGCTCCACGCCAAAGTGGACCAGCTCAACAATGGGATCCTTCCTCGCGGCGTGAAGATGGAGCGGATGATCGACCGCAGCGATCTCCTTCATTACACCCTGCATACCGTGCTGCACAACCTGGTGGAAGGGATGATCCTGGTGACTCTCATCCTTTTGCTCTTCCTTGCCAATGTTCGTGCCGCTTTCATTGTTGCGCTCACCATCCCGTTCTCCCTGCTGTTCGCTTCCATCTGGCTTGATGTGAGCAAGATGGACGTGAATCTTCTTTCCCTCGGGGCCCTCGACTTTGGAATGGTGGTGGACGGCGCCGTGGTCATGGTGGAGAACATCGTTCGGCACCTCAGCCGCAGAAATGGCTCCGAATCCACCGCGGTAAGAACACTACCCGAAACCATACGCAACGCCGCCCACGAAGTTCAACGCCCGGTGTTTTTCGCCATCGCCATCATCATCACGGCATACTTGCCGATCTTCACGCTGCAACGGATAGAGGGCCGGCTATTCCGGCCCATGGCCTGGACGGTTGCCTTCGCTCTTTTCGGAGCCCTGCTTTTCTCGATCCTGGTCGCACCGGTTCTCTGCGGCCTGTTGTTCCGCAAGGAGATCCGGGAACGTCGCAACCGAGTGATGGAATTCCTGACCAAGCACTATCGCAGGCGCCTGCGGTGGGCCATTGCCCATCACTGGATCACGCTCGGAACCGGTGTAGCTCTCTTTGTGCTGACACTGTTTCTGGTGTTTAGCGGGATCATCGGTTCGGAGTTCCTGCCTCATCTGGACGAAGGCGCGATCTGGCTACGCGGTTCACTGGAGCAAAGTACAAGTCTCACGGAAGGGGTGCACTTCATGAACCGGGCGCGCCTCGTTCTTGCCTCATTTCCGGAGGTGACCCAGGTGGTGTCGGAAGTGGGACGTCCCGATGACGGCACCGACACTGGCGGGTTCGGCAACACCGAGTACTTGGTTGACTTGAAGCCGAAGGAGCAATGGAGGGCGGTGTTTCATCAGGACAAGGAGGCGCTGATCGCCGCCATGAATCGCGAGATCGAGAAACTCCCGGGAGCTACCTGGAATTTCTCGCAACCGATCGAAGATAACGTGGGTGAGGCCGAAAGCGGCACAAAAGGCCATCTTGCCGTAAAACTTCTGGGGACCGACCTAAGGACGCTGGACGCGAAGGGCGCAGAGGTCGCTGCCGCGATGGCCCCCGTCCCGGGGATCAAAGACCTAAAGGTATTTCCGCTCGTTGGGCAGCCCAACCTCAATTTCACCATCGACCGGCTCCAGGCTGCCCGCTTCGGGATCAATGTGGTGGACATCCAGGACGCCATCGAGACCGCCGTGGGCGGAAAGGCTGTGAGTCAAGTCCTCGAGGGCGAGGCGCGATACGACGTGGTGGTGCGGTATCAGGAGCCCTATCGCAATACCAAGGAGGCCATCGCCAAAGTCCGGCTGCCTTCTCCATCGGGGGAACGAGTCTCCCTGGCACAGCTCACCAAGGTTACGGTTCGAGATGGTGCATACGACATCTACCGTGAAGGGAACAGCCGTTATGTCGCCGTGACGTTCAGCGTGCGGGGCCGCGACCTGGGCACCACCGTCGAAGAAGCCATGAAGCGGATCGATGACAAGGTGAAGCTTCCGGCGGGCTATCGCCTGGAATGGGCAGGCGAATATGAGAGCCAGCAACGAGCGAACAAACGGCTAGAACTCATTGTTCCGCTCACCATCATGCTCATTTTCATGATTCTCCATGCGCTGTTCAAGTCGGTGAAATGGTCGTTGCTGGTTCTTGGAACCGTGGCGTTGGCCCCGATCGGCGGCTTGTTGGCGCTGCTGGTGACGGGGACGAACTTCAGTGTTTCTTCCGGAGTTGGGTTTCTGGCGCTGTTTGGAGTCTCCGTGCAGGTCGGAGTCATCATGCTCGACTACATCAACCAACTCCGGGCGCGAGGACAGTCCATTCAGCAGGCGGCGGTAGAGGGTGCCATTCTGAGGCTTCGACCCATCATGATGACCATGCTGGTCGCGACCTTGGGCTTGCTGCCGGCGGCGATGTCACACGCGATCGGTTCGGATTCCCAGCGGCCCTTCGCCATCGTCATTGTCGGCGGTCTGGTTGCGGCTTTGGTGCTGAGCATCTTCATACTGCCCACCGTGTACGTTTGGGTCGCTCGCCCGGGCGATGTCCTTCCAGACGCGAAGGAGGCCGCCGAATATTCATGA
- a CDS encoding TolC family protein: protein MRNRDLLRYRIQKLRWVCCFVLLTSAGVMAQTPSPMTWEQVRERLELNNPTLLAGKLNIDESKAQEITAFLRPNPQFTVASDGTQVIPTPKDPATGALNPWQPFVGSYESGALSYLHERQHKRELRLGSAQKATQIAVSTQADLERSLLFGLRSAFVSTLQAKAVLQLAKDNLAYYDHVLDISRIRFKDGDIAQIDLDRLELQRVQFESDLQTAEVNLRTSKIALLTLLNDRTPVEQFDVSGPFDFSEQLLPRDEFRKIALDSRPDLRAAVQAVDKAHTDHDLAVANGSTDPTLSSWWTHSGSYNFSPGPVYGRHTLGASVSVPLRIFDRNQGEKLRTKLDITRNERLRDAAEAQVFSDVDSGHATLASTLILLRPYKARYLQQSVRVRDTVYYSYQHGAASLLDFLSAESEYRTVQLNYVNLVGSYLTAAAQLNQAVGREVIQ from the coding sequence ATGAGGAACAGAGACCTGCTGAGGTATCGGATACAAAAGTTGCGTTGGGTGTGCTGTTTTGTTCTGCTGACCAGCGCGGGCGTTATGGCTCAGACGCCATCACCCATGACCTGGGAACAGGTGCGCGAACGTCTTGAACTGAACAATCCAACCCTGTTAGCAGGCAAGCTGAACATCGATGAGTCCAAGGCGCAGGAGATCACGGCGTTTCTGCGTCCCAATCCGCAGTTCACGGTGGCATCGGACGGGACCCAGGTGATTCCGACTCCCAAGGATCCCGCCACGGGGGCGCTGAACCCCTGGCAGCCGTTCGTCGGCTCTTATGAATCCGGGGCCCTCAGCTATCTACACGAGCGTCAGCACAAGCGGGAATTGCGCCTGGGAAGCGCCCAGAAAGCGACGCAGATCGCCGTCTCCACCCAGGCCGATCTGGAGAGGAGTCTCCTCTTCGGCCTGCGCAGCGCGTTCGTCTCAACCCTTCAGGCCAAGGCGGTGCTTCAGCTGGCGAAAGACAACCTGGCGTACTACGACCACGTCCTCGACATCAGCCGGATCCGCTTCAAGGACGGCGACATCGCGCAGATCGATCTCGACCGCCTCGAACTGCAGCGCGTGCAGTTCGAATCCGACTTGCAGACGGCCGAAGTGAATCTGCGCACGTCCAAGATCGCGCTGCTCACGCTCCTCAACGATCGCACTCCGGTGGAGCAATTCGACGTCAGCGGGCCCTTCGACTTCAGCGAGCAACTCTTGCCCCGTGACGAGTTCCGGAAGATTGCTCTGGATAGCCGACCCGACTTGCGGGCCGCCGTTCAAGCCGTGGACAAAGCCCACACCGACCACGACCTGGCCGTAGCGAACGGCTCAACCGATCCGACGCTCAGCAGTTGGTGGACACACAGTGGCTCGTACAACTTCTCGCCCGGTCCGGTCTATGGCCGCCACACTCTCGGTGCGAGTGTCAGCGTGCCCCTCCGCATCTTCGATCGCAACCAGGGAGAGAAACTGCGCACGAAACTCGATATCACGCGCAACGAAAGACTGCGCGATGCCGCCGAAGCACAGGTGTTCAGCGACGTAGACTCCGGCCACGCCACCCTGGCCAGCACCTTGATCTTGTTGCGGCCATACAAGGCCAGGTACCTGCAGCAATCAGTGCGCGTACGGGACACGGTCTACTACTCCTATCAACATGGCGCGGCTTCCCTGCTTGATTTCTTGAGCGCCGAAAGTGAGTACCGCACCGTGCAACTGAATTACGTGAACCTGGTCGGCTCTTACTTGACGGCTGCAGCCCAATTGAATCAGGCCGTGGGCCGGGAGGTGATCCAATGA
- a CDS encoding CDP-alcohol phosphatidyltransferase family protein → MIRQLWTAPNQLTLLRLIFIPFIVINVIDGKYRWALLLFVLAGLSDALDGTLARALKQKTVLGQYLDPIADKLLLSSLFLVLSLLHKIPWRVTILVFSRDICIIAICAVLYATTSLREFRPSTFGKVNTLAQIVALFFVLLRQLSDATWVAVGRTVGLWATFAFTLISGIHYIIITGQRLRAHEKSVPGA, encoded by the coding sequence GTGATCCGTCAGCTCTGGACCGCACCCAACCAGCTCACGCTGCTGCGGCTCATCTTCATTCCCTTCATCGTCATCAATGTCATCGACGGCAAATACCGCTGGGCGCTCCTCCTGTTCGTGCTCGCCGGGCTCAGCGATGCGCTGGACGGCACGCTGGCGCGCGCCCTCAAACAGAAGACGGTGCTCGGCCAGTACCTCGACCCCATCGCCGACAAGCTCCTGCTGAGCTCTCTGTTCCTGGTGCTGTCCCTGCTGCACAAGATCCCCTGGCGGGTGACCATCCTGGTGTTCAGCCGCGACATCTGCATCATCGCCATCTGTGCCGTCCTCTACGCCACCACCTCCCTCCGCGAGTTCCGCCCCAGCACCTTCGGGAAGGTGAACACCCTGGCGCAGATCGTGGCGCTATTCTTCGTCCTGCTGCGGCAGCTCAGCGACGCCACCTGGGTGGCCGTGGGCCGGACCGTCGGGCTGTGGGCGACCTTCGCCTTCACCCTGATCTCGGGGATCCACTACATCATCATCACCGGGCAGCGCCTGCGCGCGCACGAGAAGTCAGTCCCCGGCGCCTAG
- a CDS encoding transglutaminase-like domain-containing protein translates to MRKTILFIVVLFLSVSALAQQSRHFTFHYGFSVRNIQPGQKVQIWFPQAYSDRFQAVKIVSVKGDLPVNNTRESKYGNRIFYAIAPKAAKEEYSFDIEYDVVRKERIALPREGIQPRVIKAPGKETGEYLGPDKLVPVTGRLADLAAKEVQGHTGTMDRARALYDYVFRTMRYDKTGTGWGRGDAEWACDSKRGNCTDFHSLFISMARSQHIPARFEIGFPLPANKTSGEIAGYHCWAEFYDQQFGWVPVDISEAWKDQSRRDYFFGAHDVNRMQFSAGRDLRLNPPQAGEPLNYLVYPYVEVDGKTYPNVSNRFSFADVGGSGASMAGK, encoded by the coding sequence ATGCGCAAGACCATCCTCTTTATTGTTGTGCTGTTTCTCTCAGTCTCGGCCCTCGCCCAGCAGTCTCGCCACTTCACCTTCCACTACGGATTCAGCGTGCGCAACATCCAGCCGGGACAGAAGGTCCAGATCTGGTTCCCTCAGGCCTATTCGGACCGGTTCCAGGCGGTGAAGATCGTGTCCGTCAAGGGCGATTTGCCGGTCAACAACACGCGTGAGTCAAAGTACGGCAACCGGATCTTCTATGCCATTGCGCCGAAAGCCGCGAAAGAGGAGTACAGCTTCGACATTGAGTATGACGTGGTGCGCAAGGAGCGCATCGCGCTGCCGCGGGAGGGAATACAGCCGCGGGTCATAAAGGCTCCGGGCAAGGAAACCGGCGAATATCTTGGGCCGGACAAGCTCGTTCCGGTCACCGGCAGGCTGGCGGATCTGGCCGCGAAAGAGGTCCAGGGACACACGGGTACGATGGACCGCGCCCGCGCCCTCTACGACTACGTTTTTCGCACCATGCGGTACGACAAAACGGGCACCGGCTGGGGACGGGGCGACGCGGAGTGGGCGTGCGACTCCAAGCGCGGCAACTGCACCGACTTTCACTCGCTGTTCATCTCGATGGCGCGCTCGCAGCACATCCCCGCACGGTTCGAGATCGGTTTCCCGCTGCCCGCCAACAAGACTTCGGGCGAGATCGCCGGATATCACTGCTGGGCCGAGTTCTACGATCAGCAGTTTGGCTGGGTTCCGGTCGACATCTCGGAAGCCTGGAAGGACCAGTCCAGGCGCGATTACTTCTTCGGCGCCCACGACGTGAATCGCATGCAGTTCTCCGCGGGACGCGATCTCCGTCTGAATCCGCCGCAAGCGGGCGAGCCGCTCAACTACCTCGTGTATCCGTACGTCGAGGTGGACGGCAAGACGTATCCGAACGTCTCCAACCGTTTTTCTTTCGCGGACGTGGGCGGCAGCGGGGCGTCGATGGCGGGGAAATAG